From one Caldithrix abyssi DSM 13497 genomic stretch:
- the gltX gene encoding glutamate--tRNA ligase: protein MGYTVRFAPSPTGYLHVGGARTAIFNWLLARQSQGKFLLRIEDTDLQRSTPQSVQQILNSLRWLGLDWDDEVFYQSKNRSRHVEVANHLLKKGKAYRCFCSKEELEEKRRKFEALKLNQRYDGACRRLSPDEVQERLERKQPFAIRFKVPQGQIVFDDLVHGRMEVDNNTLDDFIIVRSDGTPVYQLAVVVDDHDMSVNLVLRGDDHLPNTNKQILIYRAMNWQPPQFAHVPLILGPDKNRLSKRHGATSVEEFKERGILPEALFNYLCLLGWSPGTDQEIFSRAELIREFKVKRINKTAAVFDEQKLLWMNAKYLADYDENSLIEMIRPFLSERGITEQDLRADERLLYLVKLQKIRSKTLTDLADGLLLYFKDPERYEEKGVRKFFLKETGLSLLNELYAFFKNQTPDFYDQVERIERELRQKAEDMNLKAGQLIQPLRLALTGSTASPGIFELIYVLGSKKVLNRLKNAINYVKKMNDLNA from the coding sequence TTGGGCTACACCGTACGTTTTGCCCCCAGCCCTACCGGTTACTTACATGTAGGCGGAGCGCGCACGGCTATTTTTAACTGGTTGCTCGCCAGACAAAGTCAGGGTAAATTTTTGCTGCGCATCGAAGACACCGATTTGCAACGCAGTACGCCGCAATCCGTACAACAAATTTTAAACAGCCTTCGCTGGCTGGGACTCGACTGGGATGACGAGGTTTTTTATCAAAGCAAAAATCGATCTCGCCATGTTGAAGTGGCCAACCATCTATTAAAAAAGGGAAAGGCATACCGTTGTTTTTGCAGCAAAGAAGAACTGGAAGAAAAACGGCGTAAGTTTGAGGCCTTAAAGCTAAACCAGCGCTATGACGGCGCCTGCCGCCGCTTATCGCCAGACGAGGTTCAGGAAAGACTGGAACGCAAACAGCCTTTTGCCATTCGCTTTAAAGTGCCTCAGGGACAAATTGTTTTTGACGATCTGGTTCACGGCCGGATGGAAGTGGACAACAACACGCTGGATGACTTTATTATTGTGCGCTCTGACGGAACGCCCGTGTATCAACTGGCCGTGGTTGTGGACGACCACGATATGAGTGTTAATCTCGTTTTGCGAGGCGACGATCACCTGCCCAATACCAATAAACAAATTTTAATTTACCGGGCCATGAACTGGCAACCCCCGCAATTTGCCCATGTGCCGTTAATTTTAGGGCCAGACAAAAATAGGCTTTCTAAACGGCACGGCGCTACCTCTGTAGAAGAGTTCAAAGAGCGCGGTATTTTGCCCGAAGCGCTGTTTAACTATTTGTGTTTGCTGGGCTGGTCTCCGGGAACCGATCAGGAAATTTTTAGCAGGGCGGAATTAATCAGAGAATTTAAAGTGAAGCGCATCAATAAAACCGCCGCCGTTTTTGACGAACAAAAATTGCTGTGGATGAACGCCAAATATCTTGCCGATTACGATGAAAATTCTTTAATAGAAATGATTCGCCCCTTTTTGTCCGAGCGAGGCATTACAGAACAGGATTTGCGCGCCGACGAGCGTTTATTGTATTTAGTCAAATTACAAAAAATCCGTTCTAAAACATTAACAGACCTGGCCGATGGCCTTTTGCTCTATTTTAAAGACCCCGAACGTTATGAAGAAAAAGGCGTGCGCAAATTTTTTCTAAAAGAGACGGGCCTTAGCCTGTTAAATGAACTTTACGCGTTTTTTAAGAACCAAACGCCGGATTTTTACGACCAGGTTGAACGAATCGAGCGAGAACTGCGCCAAAAGGCAGAAGATATGAACCTGAAGGCCGGGCAACTAATCCAGCCGCTGCGTCTGGCGTTGACCGGCAGCACAGCCAGTCCAGGGATTTTTGAGTTAATTTATGTATTAGGTTCTAAAAAGGTTTTGAACCGCCTGAAAAATGCTATAAATTATGTTAAAAAAATGAATGATTTAAATGCTTAG
- a CDS encoding MFS transporter, with amino-acid sequence MKNSAVRDPFKNLQYYRFCAYGFLKNLRFFDAFLILIFREAGLSYLQIGSLYSIREVFKNIFEIPSGIVADTFGRKKAMLFSFGAYIFSFALFYLGRSYVVFALSMIVFGLAEAFRSGTHKAMILKYLELNNWTSLKTQFYGRTRSWSQLGSALSSLLAVGIIFLTHQYRALFLISAIPYVLDFINLASYPDELDAAQLQRKEGFWLRLKRNLKDYFTQFASVPHVRAFFSAASFGGFFKTLKDYLQPVLQTLVLQMPVFFALSEKQRTAILIGASYFVLYLLTSYSARNAFKLEARFKNLALAIDAAYLVGVLSVIFSGLSLMLKMGLLAALLYAGLYLIRNIRRPLIVSYLSELLPSNIMASGLSTASQLETLVVVVASPILGACVDFFGLGAGIAMLGSLFLLLFVFVRVSNSSIIKNI; translated from the coding sequence ATGAAAAACAGCGCTGTCAGAGATCCTTTTAAAAATCTTCAATATTACCGTTTCTGCGCGTATGGATTTTTGAAAAATCTGCGTTTTTTTGACGCTTTTCTGATCCTCATCTTTAGGGAAGCGGGGCTCTCTTATTTGCAAATCGGCTCATTGTATTCGATCAGAGAAGTTTTTAAAAATATTTTCGAAATTCCTTCGGGCATTGTGGCCGATACCTTTGGACGTAAAAAGGCCATGCTGTTTTCTTTTGGCGCCTATATTTTTTCGTTTGCTCTATTCTACCTCGGCCGGTCGTATGTTGTTTTTGCCCTGTCCATGATCGTATTTGGCCTGGCAGAAGCCTTCCGCTCCGGAACGCACAAAGCGATGATTTTAAAATATCTGGAATTAAATAACTGGACGTCTCTTAAAACGCAATTTTACGGAAGAACCCGATCGTGGAGTCAACTGGGCTCGGCGTTAAGCTCCCTGCTGGCGGTTGGCATTATCTTTTTAACGCATCAATACCGCGCTCTGTTTTTAATTTCGGCTATTCCGTATGTGCTCGATTTTATTAACCTGGCCAGCTATCCGGATGAACTGGATGCGGCTCAGTTGCAAAGGAAAGAAGGTTTCTGGCTTCGTTTAAAACGGAATTTAAAAGATTATTTTACGCAATTTGCCTCCGTGCCACACGTTCGCGCCTTTTTTAGCGCCGCTTCTTTTGGCGGATTTTTTAAGACGCTGAAAGATTACCTGCAACCCGTTCTGCAAACTCTGGTTTTGCAGATGCCTGTTTTTTTCGCTCTTAGTGAAAAACAGCGTACGGCCATTCTGATTGGCGCAAGTTACTTTGTTTTGTATCTGTTAACCTCTTACAGCGCGCGTAATGCCTTTAAACTGGAAGCCCGTTTCAAAAACCTGGCGCTGGCCATTGATGCGGCTTACCTGGTAGGCGTTTTAAGCGTGATCTTTTCTGGCCTGTCGCTCATGTTAAAAATGGGCTTGTTAGCGGCATTATTGTACGCCGGCCTGTATCTAATACGCAACATCAGAAGACCGTTGATTGTGAGTTATTTGAGCGAGCTGTTGCCGTCTAACATCATGGCTTCTGGCCTGAGCACGGCCAGTCAGTTAGAGACGCTGGTGGTCGTGGTGGCCAGCCCCATTTTAGGCGCCTGCGTCGATTTTTTTGGACTTGGCGCGGGCATTGCAATGCTCGGTTCGCTGTTTCTGTTGCTCTTTGTTTTTGTCCGCGTGTCTAATAGTTCAATCATTAAAAATATTTAG
- a CDS encoding DUF72 domain-containing protein, with translation MDSPEIHIDVKIGTSGYSYEDWRSHFYPANLSKSKFLEFYAQFFNAVEINSTYYAIPNSFTIRRMVEKTPPNFCFIVKTHQETTHRRQENSQAIAQLLNALKPMIDSGKFHGFLAQFPYSFKNNEENRKYLLQTRELLQEHPLFVEFRHISWITPPMYQFLEQNNIGYVNVDEPQLPGLLPPQALATTRFGYVRFHGRNAQNWWEGKGSARYDYLYTEEELEQWMGNIRQLLQKTYRTYIFFNNHPRGQAIKNARQMLNLIQNQLNIFND, from the coding sequence ATGGATTCACCAGAAATTCACATTGACGTAAAAATCGGCACATCCGGTTACAGTTATGAAGACTGGCGCAGCCACTTTTACCCCGCCAATTTATCTAAAAGTAAATTTTTAGAATTTTACGCGCAATTTTTTAATGCCGTAGAGATCAACAGCACTTATTACGCCATCCCCAATTCCTTTACCATCCGGCGCATGGTAGAAAAAACGCCGCCCAATTTCTGTTTTATTGTGAAAACGCATCAGGAAACAACGCACCGCCGCCAGGAAAATTCGCAGGCCATCGCTCAGCTTTTAAACGCTTTAAAACCGATGATCGACAGCGGGAAATTCCATGGCTTTCTGGCGCAGTTTCCCTACTCGTTTAAAAATAACGAAGAAAACCGCAAATATCTGTTACAAACCAGAGAGCTTTTGCAAGAGCATCCACTATTTGTTGAATTCCGACACATTAGCTGGATTACGCCTCCCATGTACCAGTTTTTAGAACAAAACAACATTGGCTACGTAAATGTGGACGAGCCGCAACTACCCGGTTTGCTTCCGCCGCAGGCCCTGGCAACGACGCGCTTCGGATATGTGCGTTTTCATGGGCGCAATGCCCAAAACTGGTGGGAAGGCAAAGGTTCCGCCCGCTACGATTATCTTTACACGGAAGAAGAACTTGAACAATGGATGGGCAATATCCGTCAATTATTGCAAAAAACCTACCGCACCTACATCTTTTTCAACAACCATCCGCGAGGGCAGGCTATTAAAAACGCCAGGCAAATGTTAAACCTCATTCAGAACCAGCTAAATATTTTTAATGATTGA
- a CDS encoding SDR family NAD(P)-dependent oxidoreductase has protein sequence MQTYLIVGCTSGIGKALTEILVTKGHRVLGAGRSQSALEELSRKFPDFFSGKTLDIRQEQKTMAALDEWLDEQPAIDVAVIASSIVGANPELEWEIEKNIIQTNVLGWAAVCNRMARYFEQQGRGHLVGITSLAKYLASVNPAYIATKAFEGKYLDGLRSRLEPRGVHVTEIMPGFVETPMIADRNNAFLVISPEKAAKSILRAIKKRKRRAVISTRWKIFRLLLPHLPAVLLVKLRG, from the coding sequence ATGCAAACCTATCTGATTGTTGGATGTACTTCTGGTATTGGTAAAGCTTTGACGGAAATACTTGTAACTAAAGGCCATCGCGTGCTGGGCGCAGGCCGCAGTCAATCGGCGCTGGAGGAACTTTCCCGGAAATTTCCAGATTTTTTTTCGGGAAAAACGCTGGATATTCGGCAGGAACAAAAGACGATGGCGGCGCTGGACGAATGGCTGGATGAGCAGCCGGCGATTGATGTGGCGGTGATCGCTTCGAGTATTGTGGGCGCCAACCCCGAGCTGGAGTGGGAGATTGAAAAAAACATCATCCAGACCAATGTGCTGGGCTGGGCGGCGGTTTGCAACAGAATGGCCCGCTATTTTGAACAGCAGGGCAGGGGGCATCTGGTTGGAATAACCTCGCTGGCTAAATACCTGGCCAGCGTTAATCCGGCTTACATTGCCACCAAAGCGTTCGAAGGAAAATATCTGGACGGCCTGCGTTCCCGTCTGGAACCCCGGGGCGTTCATGTTACGGAAATCATGCCCGGTTTTGTAGAAACCCCGATGATCGCCGATCGGAACAATGCGTTCCTCGTCATCTCACCGGAAAAAGCGGCCAAAAGTATTTTGCGCGCCATAAAAAAAAGAAAACGTCGGGCGGTTATTTCCACCCGCTGGAAAATATTCAGATTGTTGTTGCCCCATTTGCCCGCCGTCTTATTGGTAAAACTGCGCGGCTAA
- a CDS encoding isoprenyl transferase, with translation MKLEEKIQIIKESGNIPRHVGVIMDGNGRWAKRRGLPRVAGHGEGVNSVEAIVEACGELGVDYLTIYTFSEENWRRPSWEVASLMQLLVSTINRKIKRLMEQNVKIQTIGHLEKLPDFARNSMQKAMEMTKDNTGLTLNVALSYGGRQELVDSFKKLAQEIKAGRLDERHINEETIAQFLYTANQPDPDLIIRTGGEKRISNFLLWQIAYAEIYFTETAWPDFRKPQFVDAIWDYAHRERRFGMVSEQLNNEMNV, from the coding sequence TTGAAATTAGAAGAAAAGATACAGATCATAAAAGAAAGCGGCAATATTCCGCGCCATGTGGGCGTCATTATGGATGGCAACGGGCGCTGGGCCAAACGACGCGGCCTGCCGCGCGTGGCCGGTCACGGAGAAGGCGTTAATTCCGTTGAGGCCATTGTGGAAGCCTGCGGCGAGCTGGGCGTTGACTATTTAACCATCTACACTTTTTCCGAAGAAAACTGGCGCAGGCCAAGCTGGGAAGTGGCTTCTTTAATGCAGTTGCTGGTTTCTACCATCAACCGTAAAATAAAGCGCCTGATGGAGCAGAATGTCAAAATTCAGACCATTGGCCATCTGGAAAAACTACCCGACTTTGCGCGAAACAGCATGCAAAAGGCCATGGAAATGACAAAAGACAACACCGGCCTGACGCTAAATGTGGCGCTCAGTTATGGCGGAAGGCAGGAGCTTGTAGATAGCTTTAAAAAATTGGCGCAAGAAATTAAAGCGGGCCGGCTGGATGAACGGCATATTAATGAGGAAACCATCGCGCAGTTTTTATATACGGCCAATCAACCGGACCCGGACCTGATCATCCGTACCGGCGGCGAAAAACGCATCAGCAACTTTTTGCTGTGGCAAATCGCTTATGCGGAAATCTACTTTACTGAAACCGCCTGGCCTGACTTCCGCAAGCCCCAGTTCGTGGACGCCATCTGGGATTATGCCCATCGCGAACGCCGATTTGGCATGGTTAGTGAGCAACTTAATAATGAGATGAATGTATAA
- a CDS encoding bifunctional folylpolyglutamate synthase/dihydrofolate synthase: protein MKYAQAVREIYALQEFAIKLGLENISALSSRLGNPHLKYSVIHLAGTNGKGSTAFFIHALLQAHGLKSGLFTSPHLSDYRERIRVNDEFINKDFIAEFWLQNKDFILQKKATFFDTSTAMAFKYFADMNVDVAVIETGLGGRLDSTNIVRPQMVVLTPIDFDHQKQLGNTLASIAREKAGIIKNGAPVFCAPQKQEALTVFLQHIQRPDQFNYLTDLAAYRILESSLDGMRFEVQFKKTSEKHCFRTSQTADFQAQNITLALVAGRAYLESQRLAWSEEKTQQALLNGLWPGRLQTVRKVPRVIFDVSHNPAGIIRTLSFVKRKAPEHKIHLLIGLLEHKDHKEVVNFLSRQNMNIYLTEPQSIKKLAVGKLADAFIKKGKSVHIYPDPVEAVQKILNRIKKDELLIVMGSHYLIGYLINEFSENPEYSFY, encoded by the coding sequence ATGAAGTACGCTCAGGCCGTCCGTGAGATTTACGCTTTACAGGAATTTGCCATCAAACTGGGGCTGGAAAATATTTCGGCGCTATCCTCCAGATTGGGGAATCCCCATCTAAAATATTCGGTTATCCACCTTGCCGGCACAAACGGCAAGGGATCCACGGCTTTTTTCATCCACGCTCTGTTGCAGGCCCATGGTTTAAAGAGCGGCCTGTTTACCAGTCCCCATCTTAGCGATTACCGTGAAAGAATTCGCGTGAATGACGAATTTATTAACAAAGATTTTATCGCCGAATTCTGGCTCCAGAACAAAGATTTCATTCTGCAAAAGAAAGCCACATTTTTTGACACGTCAACGGCCATGGCCTTTAAATACTTTGCCGATATGAACGTAGATGTGGCCGTTATAGAAACCGGGCTGGGCGGTCGGCTGGATTCTACCAATATTGTCCGGCCGCAGATGGTTGTATTAACGCCGATCGATTTTGACCACCAAAAACAGTTAGGCAATACGCTTGCTTCCATTGCTCGCGAAAAAGCGGGCATTATTAAAAACGGCGCTCCCGTATTTTGCGCGCCGCAAAAACAGGAAGCGCTTACGGTGTTTCTGCAACACATTCAACGCCCCGATCAGTTTAACTATTTGACAGATCTGGCCGCTTACCGGATTCTGGAGAGTTCTCTGGATGGCATGCGCTTCGAAGTACAGTTTAAAAAGACTTCGGAAAAACATTGTTTTCGCACGTCTCAGACCGCAGATTTTCAGGCCCAGAATATTACCCTGGCTCTGGTGGCTGGAAGGGCTTATCTGGAAAGTCAGAGGCTGGCATGGTCGGAAGAAAAAACGCAACAGGCGCTACTTAACGGTTTGTGGCCGGGTCGCCTGCAAACGGTGCGTAAGGTCCCGCGCGTCATTTTTGATGTGAGCCACAACCCTGCCGGTATTATCCGCACGCTTTCTTTTGTTAAACGCAAAGCGCCTGAACATAAAATTCATCTGTTGATCGGATTGCTGGAACATAAAGATCACAAAGAAGTTGTAAATTTTTTAAGCCGTCAAAATATGAATATATATTTAACAGAACCGCAATCGATTAAAAAGCTGGCGGTGGGGAAGCTGGCCGACGCCTTTATTAAAAAAGGCAAAAGCGTCCATATCTATCCAGATCCCGTTGAAGCAGTACAAAAAATATTGAACAGGATAAAAAAAGATGAGTTATTAATCGTGATGGGCAGCCATTATTTAATCGGATATTTGATTAATGAATTTTCCGAAAATCCCGAATATTCATTTTATTAA
- the rho gene encoding transcription termination factor Rho codes for MDIEELKKKKITELTKIAQDMNITGISGLKKSELIYRILEEQTAQEGLIFSKGVLEILPDGYGFLRSSDYSYLPGPDDIYVSPSQIKRFGLRTGDTITGQIRPPKDNERFFALLRVEAVNDESPEKARERNLFENLTPLYPMERLNLETSSKDYSMRIMNLLTPIGKGQRGLIVAQPRTGKTILLQKIANSITKNHPEVVLMVLLIDERPEEVTDMERSVDAEVISSTFDEPAERHVQVADMVLEKAKRLVEYKRDVVILLDSITRLARAHNTVVPHSGKILSGGIDSNALQKPKRFFGSARNVEEGGSLTIIATALVDTGSRMDEVIFEEFKGTGNMELMLDRRLTDRRIFPSIDINRSGTRKEELLLSREELARVWILRKLLNEMNPIEAMEFLLEKMSETKNNREFLRMMNS; via the coding sequence TTGGATATTGAAGAACTCAAAAAGAAAAAAATTACCGAGCTGACCAAAATTGCTCAGGATATGAACATTACCGGTATTTCCGGTTTAAAGAAATCAGAGCTAATATATCGTATTTTAGAAGAACAAACCGCGCAGGAAGGTTTGATTTTTTCCAAAGGCGTGCTGGAAATTTTGCCTGATGGTTACGGCTTTTTGCGCTCGTCCGATTACTCCTACCTTCCAGGTCCGGACGATATTTATGTCTCGCCATCGCAAATTAAGCGCTTTGGTTTGCGCACCGGCGATACCATTACAGGACAAATTCGCCCCCCAAAAGACAACGAGCGCTTTTTTGCCCTGCTGCGCGTAGAGGCCGTAAACGACGAAAGCCCGGAAAAAGCGCGCGAACGGAACCTGTTCGAAAACCTGACGCCGCTCTATCCCATGGAGCGTTTGAATCTCGAAACATCCAGCAAAGACTATTCCATGAGGATAATGAACCTTTTAACGCCCATCGGCAAGGGGCAGCGCGGTTTAATTGTGGCCCAGCCCAGAACAGGTAAAACCATTTTGCTGCAAAAAATCGCCAATTCCATTACAAAAAATCATCCCGAAGTGGTGCTAATGGTGCTTTTAATTGACGAGCGCCCGGAAGAAGTAACCGATATGGAACGTTCTGTGGACGCCGAGGTGATTAGCTCAACTTTTGATGAACCGGCTGAGCGGCACGTTCAGGTGGCCGATATGGTGCTGGAAAAGGCAAAGCGTCTGGTGGAATACAAACGCGATGTGGTCATTTTGCTGGATAGTATTACGCGTCTGGCGCGGGCGCACAACACGGTTGTGCCGCATAGCGGTAAAATTTTGTCCGGCGGTATTGATTCCAATGCCCTGCAAAAACCCAAGCGCTTTTTCGGATCGGCGCGTAACGTGGAAGAAGGCGGCAGTTTGACGATTATTGCCACCGCGCTGGTCGATACCGGATCGCGAATGGACGAGGTCATCTTTGAAGAATTTAAGGGAACGGGCAATATGGAGCTGATGCTTGATCGTCGCCTGACCGATCGCCGCATCTTCCCGTCTATCGACATCAATCGTTCCGGAACGCGTAAGGAAGAATTGTTGCTCAGCCGCGAAGAGCTGGCGCGTGTCTGGATTTTACGCAAGTTGCTGAACGAAATGAATCCGATCGAAGCCATGGAGTTCTTGCTGGAAAAGATGTCTGAGACCAAAAATAACAGGGAATTTTTACGCATGATGAATTCGTAA
- the rpmE gene encoding 50S ribosomal protein L31 has translation MKKGIHPEYKLGTVSCACGNTFQTRSTVGDLKVEICSNCHPFFTGKQKLVDSAGRVEKFMRKYNLK, from the coding sequence GTGAAAAAGGGTATTCATCCCGAATATAAATTAGGCACGGTTTCCTGTGCTTGTGGGAATACATTCCAAACGCGTTCGACCGTTGGCGATCTGAAAGTTGAAATTTGCTCGAATTGTCATCCATTCTTTACGGGTAAACAAAAACTGGTCGACTCTGCCGGCCGTGTTGAAAAGTTTATGAGAAAATACAATCTGAAATAA